The Coffea arabica cultivar ET-39 chromosome 8e, Coffea Arabica ET-39 HiFi, whole genome shotgun sequence genome window below encodes:
- the LOC140004403 gene encoding 9,13-epoxylabda-14-ene synthase, chloroplastic-like: MITADAFEPELSDARISYAQTCVLVTVVDDLFDNCAPREELVNLIQLVKKWDKNSFTQCCSKQVKLFLLALYNTVDELAEKAFVHQGRCIKQDLISMWQELLEGMLTELDWWRENSAPTIDEYLSVGRTTIGAKICVLTGAYFLGPKLSEDILNSEEMKSLWTHASTVGRLLNDIQTQQKELEQRKPNIVSMHVARGNGVITMEEATTRIEENIERGRRQLLQMVLQTNGSQVPRVCKDFFWTTCKICFYLYKFTNEYDSPKEIVSDAKKIIYEPIKLPKNIF, encoded by the exons ATGATTACTGCTGATGCCTTTGAGCCAGAATTATCTGATGCTCGAATCTCATATGCTCAGACCTGTGTCCTAGTCACAGTGgtagatgatttatttgataattGTGCTCCAAGAGAGGAATTAGTCAACCTTATCCAATTGGTTAAAAA ATGGGACAAGAATTCTTTCACTCAATGTTGCTCCAAGCAAGTCAAGCTTTTCCTTTTGGCACTTTACAACACAGTAGATGAGCTTGCTGAAAAAGCTTTTGTTCACCAAGGGCGATGCATAAAGCAAGACTTGATTAGCATG TGGCAGGAATTGCTGGAGGGTATGTTGACAGAGCTAGACTGGTGGAGAGAAAACTCAGCACCAACCATTGATGAATATTTATCTGTTGGACGCACAACTATTGGGGCCAAAATCTGCGTTCTTACGGGAGCTTATTTTCTTGGACCAAAATTATCAGAGGATATTTTAAACAGTgaagaaatgaaaagcttatGGACGCATGCCTCCACAGTTGGACGACTCCTTAATGATATCCAAACACAACAG AAAGAGCTCGAACAAAGAAAACCAAATATTGTGTCCATGCATGTGGCTAGAGGTAATGGTGTCATAACAATGGAAGAGGCTACAACAAGGATAGAGGAGAATATTGAAAGAGGCCGAAGACAACTGCTACAGATGGTTCTTCAAACAAATGGAAGCCAGGTTCCAAGAGTGTGCAAGGATTTTTTCTGGACAACCTGCAAGATATGCTTTTATTTGTACAAGTTCACCAATGAGTATGATTCTCCGAAAGAAATAGTTAGTGACgcgaaaaaaataatttatgagCCCATCAAACTCCCCAAAAACATTTTCTGA
- the LOC113703438 gene encoding class I diterpene synthase 2, chloroplastic, whose product MVMACRNKMMMPYPDHNIKFPKSPLYVDLGRASVTCSFSFSSDTERSIRTIQGLLNKVELSISAYDTTWAAMVPSGDLKKQEVGSWSLDSKDCQLVEDSISSRLASLLSLRKWRGVPQICPLKLTFGLQLIDIIEKLGLEPYFRREIERILDETYKSWQKKNEEIFSDVSCCAMAFRFLRLRGYDVSADELVTFVDQELFFSTVRPMFTNVTTILELYKASQLIIYPNEEPLERIQAWTTTYLKDQLLNQYIIDKKLHKEVEFTLKNYHGTLARVLNRRCIELYDIDKHHILKTSYR is encoded by the exons ATGGTGATGGCTTGCAGAAACAAAATGATGATGCCCTATCCAGATCACAATATCAAGTTCCCCAAGTCTCCATTGT ATGTTGATCTCGGTCGAGCATCAGTAACATGCAGCTTCAGTTTTTCATCG GATACAGAAAGATCAATTAGAACTATACAAGGGTTACTGAACAAAGTTGAATTATCAATATCTGCTTATGACACAACATGGGCGGCCATGGTGCCGTCCGGGGATCTTAAGAAACAAGAAGTTGGATCATGGAGCTTAGACTCAAAGGATTGTCAACTGGTTGAAGATTCCATTTCTTCCAGGCTAGCCTCTCTGCTTTCTCTGCGAAAGTGGCGAGGAG TTCCCCAAATTTGTCCTTTGAAGTTAACGTTTGGGCTCCAACTCATAGACATAATTGAAAAGTTGGGATTGGAACCATACTTCAGGCGTGAAATAGAAAGAATATTGGATGAAACATACAA GTCATGGCAGAAGAAGaatgaagaaattttctccGATGTCAGTTGTTGTGCCATGGCATTTCGATTTCTACGACTAAGAGGATACGATGTTTCTGCAG ATGAACTGGTGACCTTCGTAGATCAAGAATTATTTTTCAGTACAGTAAGGCCGATGTTCACAAATGTGACTACTATTCTGGAGTTGTACAAAGCTTCCCAGCTGATTATATATCCAAATGAAGAACCTCTTGAGAGAATCCAGGCTTGGACAACAACTTATTTGAAGGATCAGTTGCTAAATCAGTACATAATCGACAAGAAGTTACATAAAGAG GTGGAGTTTACTCTCAAGAATTATCATGGCACGTTAGCGCGGGTATTGAACAGGAGATGTATTGAGCTATATGACATTGACAAGCATCACATTCTTAAAACATCTTACAGGTAA